AAGGGGTTTGAGCAGAATTCTAATGATGCTTGTTTCCGAATAAGCCTTTTTGAAAGTTTCACCCGTTTCTATGTGTTTTAAAATTTCCCTCCCCCTGTCTTTCAAGGATGATGTTGCCGGCCGGATGACATATTGTATCACCGCCTCTTCATCTTTTTCTGATTTAGTCAAAACATTGGTTATATTAGAAAGCGGGTCTGCTTCCAGATTCAGGTAAGTCTTTATGGGGAGAAGGGAATTCTCCGACAGTTTCATCTCTCCGCCGGCGATTATTTCCGTTTCAGAGAATATATTGTAGTCTTGGGGAAGTTCGGAAATGTCAGCGTAGGGGAAAAAGCTGTAGATTTGTTTTTTGACGGATTCTTTTATTTCTTCGGGGACAGCGGTAAAAAATTTTATTTCTTTGCCGATTTTCGCAATTTCAAAACTGATCCATTGTCCCGGGTCAAGAAGCCCTTTTTTCTTGAGGGAAGTGAGACTGGAGAGGAAATGTTCCGTTGTTGATATCCATTCCTTTTCTTCCTTGCGGACCTCTTTCCTTTCGTCTATTTTTTCCTTAGAGATCCTGACGAGGAAAAGAGAAAATCTTAAAGATTTTTTGACCATCCTTTTTTTTATTCCTCGGTCGAAAATAAGCTTTAGGAAAGCCGGAAGAGAGAAAAAAAGAATAACAAAAAAAACGCAGAACAAAGCTATCGCTCCCCAATAATCCGGTATTGCCACAATATCAAATTCCATATTTTTTTAAAATTAATTTCCTCCCCTCTTTTTCTTCTTTTTTCCTGATATAAACTCGTCTTCTTCTGGCGCCAATTCGTCCATGGTTTTTTTGAAATTTTCTAAATTTTGCTTCAGGAAAGGATTTCTCATTGCGTATTTGTCTCTTTCCAATCCCTCAATCTGTTCTCCTATCGCTTTGATGAAATAATTAAAGAATCCTTTCGCCATCTCATTTCTTTTCTTTTCGTCTTTTTCAAAAAGCATTCTTTCGAAGCCGATTTTTATTTCTTTAGATTTTAAAGAAAGAAGAACGATGGGTATATTCTCCCTTTTTGTTTTCCTGATTTTTCCATTTTCTACATCAAGGCCGTATTCAAGTTTCCTTCCGCCCAATTCATTTTTTTCTGTAAATTTTTTTATTTTTTCTTCAATTCTTCTACCTGTGCCTTCATTATCCGCTACTTCGTCAATGGCGCAGATTATTCTGCCGGTGAGTGTGTCAAAAATTACAGTATCAAGCCCATTTTTTAGGTCGTCGTAATCAGACGTCCCAACGGCGACGAATCTGCCCTTTGAATATTCCTCAAAAAATTTATTAAGGAGTAAGGATACGAGTATTTCCAGTTTTGCTCCGTCTGTTTTTAATTTTTCTTTTTCTATTTCTTTTAAGGAAAGTTTTTTCTCGTGTATTTTTTCCATTACGCCCTCTGTCGCTATCAAGTCGCTTTCTATCTTCTCCTTACTATAAACATCAGAATAGTCACGAGGATTTATCCGCAAATTAGGCCCTATGGGCAATCCCATTTTCCTTAATGACTCAGATTGTTTGCCTATTTTCTCCAGAAGTCTCTCAAAAAACTCCTCTTCGGGGGTTCTTTTTTGTTCGGCCTTATTGTTTGTCGGTTTTTCTATTCCCATATTATTCTTTTTACCATTTTTAACTTCCAAGTTCAATATTATGATATAGTTGGCTTATGTTTACTCATTATAAAACAGAAGGATTTATTCTCAAGAAAGAAGATAAGGGCGAGGCGGACAGGCTTTTTACTCTCTACACCAAGGATTTCGGGAAGATACAATTATTGGCCAGAGCGGAAAGAAAGATAAACTCAAAATTGAGGGCCAGGCTGGAGCTTTTTTATTTATCTGAAGTTGAATTTATACAGGGCAAGCATTACAAGACATTAACTGATGTTGTTTTGTTGGATGATTTTAAAGGAGTAAGGAGGGATTTAGCCAAACTCTCTATTGCTCAAAAAATCTCTGAGGCTTTAGTCGGAGCGGTTCATGGCCAGGAAGCAGACTCGGCGATATGGGATTTGCTTAATGAAACTTTCCGCAAGCTGGACGATTGCCAACTGACTGATTTGCAATTTAGCCGATTATTTTATTTCTGCTTCCTCTGGAATTTCATTTCTATTTTGGGTTACGAAATAGATCCTTCCGGTTATGATTGTTTCAGAGGAGAACGCCTCGGCGAAATTTTGAGGATTTTTTCAAAGCGGGATTGGGATACCCTTTTGAAATTAAAAATAACAGACAAAGACGTCAAAGAAATCCAAAACTCCTTAGAAGATATTTTGGAAGGCGTTTTGGCAAAACTCCTCTAATGCTTTGAATTTTTTCCATTATTCTTCCTTTTCCTCTTCCATCTTTTTGAGCTGTTCCAGCCACCCTTTCTTTGTTTCCTCAACGTCTTTTATTGAATTTTCCAATTCTTCAATATCGTGTTCAGGCCACGTCTTTCTTTTTCCCGTGAGCTCTTCTAATTTGCTTTCTACCCATTTTAGGTGTCCCCTTATCTCTCCCTTGACTGTCTCTACGTCCTTTTTTATATTTTTTGGGTTCTCAAAATTTTTTCCTTCCATTTTTTTTATTTTTTTAATTAATATTTGTTAATAATTTTTTATATTACAGTCTTGCGACGCTATAGTTACTTTACCACTTGCGGGGTTGTAATTCAGCGACTTAAAGGGGCTTTTGGCAAAGGCGAGTAAATTTGTTAAGATAAAGGCATTACGAAATCATTGTGATTTACTTTTATCAAACTAACATTCAACTAAATTTATGAAGAGGAAAGTTATTTTATTTTTGCTTCTTTTGGCTCTTGTCTGCGGAGGAGCCGGTTATTGGACATGGCAGAAGAACAGCTATTCAAAAGATATCTTGAAATTAGAGCTTTTAGGGAAAGAGGATGCGACTGTAGCTGAAGAGATTGAATATACTGTGAAATACAAAAACAATGGAGATATCCGTCTTGAAGAAGCGAAGCTGATATTCGAATATCCTCAATACTCAATCGTTGAAGACAATATTTTGAGAAAGGAAATAGACTTGGAAGACATTTACCCCGGAGAAGAAAAAACCATCAGTTTTAAGACCAGATTATTGGGCAAAGAGGGGGATATCAAAAAAGCCAATGTCTGGCTTAGTTATAAGCCGAAAAATCTGAAAGCTAAATACGAATCAAGCACTAGCTTGGCGACTCGGATAAAATCCGTTCCTCTGACATTTGAATTTGATATGCCCTCAAGAATAGAGCCCCTCAAAGATTTTAAATTTCGTTTGAATTATTTTTCCAATATTGATTATCCAATTCTCGGATTAAGGGTGGTGGCTGATTATCCTTCAGGTTACGAATTCAAAGAATCTGCGCCCAGAGATTTGGAAAAGAAGGAATGGGAAGTAGGGGTATTGAATAGGGCAGAGGGAGGAAGGATTGAAGTCACCGGCCAGCTTTCCGGAGGAGTTGGGGAAGACGAACTTTTTAGAGCGAAAATAGGAACATGGCGAGACGGAGAATTTGTTGTTCTTAAAGAAGCTATCAAGGGAGCGTCAATTATTGAACCATCTCTGGACATGGCTCAAAAGATAAACAGCAATCCGAAGTTCACTGCTTCGCCGGGGGACTGGCTTCATTATGAAGTCTCATTCAAAAACATAGGGAAAGATAGTTTGGATAGTTTAATTTTAATAAACAAATTGGAAGGGAATTTCTTTGACTTCTCAACCATTAAATCCGATTATGGCAGTTTTCAGCCGGGAGACAATTCAATTATTTTTGACTGGAAAAAGGTTCCAAAACTGCAAATACTTTCTTCAATGGAAGAAGGGAGTGTGGAGTTTTGGGTTAAATTAA
The Candidatus Nealsonbacteria bacterium CG07_land_8_20_14_0_80_39_13 DNA segment above includes these coding regions:
- the recO gene encoding DNA repair protein RecO; its protein translation is MFTHYKTEGFILKKEDKGEADRLFTLYTKDFGKIQLLARAERKINSKLRARLELFYLSEVEFIQGKHYKTLTDVVLLDDFKGVRRDLAKLSIAQKISEALVGAVHGQEADSAIWDLLNETFRKLDDCQLTDLQFSRLFYFCFLWNFISILGYEIDPSGYDCFRGERLGEILRIFSKRDWDTLLKLKITDKDVKEIQNSLEDILEGVLAKLL